The Monodelphis domestica isolate mMonDom1 chromosome 7, mMonDom1.pri, whole genome shotgun sequence genome window below encodes:
- the PGAP4 gene encoding post-GPI attachment to proteins factor 4: MLFCKLRLLSSPACHFVFLIIVTFGVLAPLTCHHLLHSYFYARRWHLNQMSEDFLAQSLKEGEAALRYFKKLRALNGTQPQGKVSQPQGKVSWPWLLITVITVYRQPEFHYVLQVVAQFHRLLQRCGPPCQRFQLFLCNVDDWSSRHADAKMLADFIPVTSRFPGSPRANVSENKAVNTFEKEKQDYVYCLEKSLQNYHPEYILMVEDDAVPEEEIFSVLRHVLERRKPRLRNALYLKLYHPERLQHYFNPEPMRILEWFGVGMLLGPLLGWAYVKVVGLPGPSLRVVLFFSLYSMGLAELVGRHYLLELRRVTPALSNVVPTTECCTPAMLFPASSAQRTVSYLSEVSCLWGFAKDMALYSFLRKKNERAYVVEPNLVRHIGMFSSLRNTYKPKLL, translated from the coding sequence ATGCTCTTCTGTAAGCTGCGGCTGCTTTCCAGTCCTGCTTGCCATTTTGTATTCTTGATCATCGTGACATTCGGCGTTCTGGCCCCTCTGACCTGCCACCACCTCCTCCACTCCTACTTCTACGCGCGCCGCTGGCACCTGAACCAGATGAGCGAGGATTTCCTGGCGCAGAGCCTAAAGGAGGGAGAAGCCGCCCTTCGATACTTTAAGAAGCTGCGGGCGCTCAACGGCACCCAGCCCCAGGGCAAAGTCTCCCAGCCCCAGGGCAAAGTCTCCTGGCCTTGGCTCTTGATCACCGTCATTACGGTGTACCGCCAGCCCGAGTTCCACTACGTCTTACAAGTTGTAGCGCAGTTCCATCGCCTCCTGCAGCGGTGCGGCCCGCCGTGCCAGCGCTTCCAGCTCTTCCTGTGCAACGTGGACGACTGGAGCTCGAGGCACGCCGACGCCAAGATGCTGGCCGACTTCATCCCCGTCACCAGCCGCTTCCCGGGCAGCCCGAGGGCAAACGTCAGCGAGAACAAAGCTGTGAACACGTTTGAGAAGGAGAAGCAGGACTACGTGTATTGCCTAGAGAAGTCCCTGCAGAACTACCACCCAGAGTACATCCTGATGGTGGAGGATGATGCCGTTCCCGAAGAGGAGATCTTTAGCGTCCTCCGGCACGTCCTGGAAAGGCGAAAGCCGCGGCTCCGAAACGCCCTCTACCTGAAGCTCTACCACCCCGAGAGGCTCCAGCACTACTTCAACCCCGAGCCCATGCGGATTCTGGAGTGGTTCGGGGTGGGGATGCTGCTGGGGCCCCTGCTCGGCTGGGCCTACGTCAAGGTCGTCGGCCTCCCTGGCCCAAGCCTCCGCGTCGTGCTCTTCTTCTCCCTGTACAGCATGGGGCTGGCGGAGCTGGTGGGCCGGCACTACCTGCTGGAGCTGCGGCGGGTAACTCCTGCGCTCTCGAACGTGGTGCCCACCACCGAGTGCTGTACGCCCGCCATGCTGTTCCCGGCCTCCTCCGCTCAGCGGACAGTGAGCTACCTCAGCGAGGTGTCGTGCCTCTGGGGCTTTGCCAAGGACATGGCGCTCTACTCCTTCCTGCGGAAAAAGAACGAGAGGGCCTACGTGGTAGAACCCAACCTCGTGAGGCACATTGGGATGTTCTCCAGCCTCCGAAATACCTATAAGCCCAAACTCTTATAG